The genomic stretch CCAGTATTGTATTGCggtttctttttgtatttctttagaGAACCAATGAAATAGCCATACATTCATATCCCAAAGAATGGGATATATGGTTGATGATAAATATTGTATCTTTGACCTACTTCACCTATGTATGGTCCTGGCCTCCTACCTGCGTATTGCTGTCtgatggcgcaacggttagcacctgttagcaatacagtgagggttggctgtcctgggttcagttctcgtctcggggaACACTGTTCTTCCTCTGCATGTGGCGTCTGTGGTGATacagctttagttgctggctcggcattaAAAAACTAATCTCCTCTCACCTCCCACCTGTATGACAATTGCCAAGCGCCGACCTCTCTTGTCTGTTGGTAGTGCGTACAGAAGATGACGTGGGTACCCGTGGCGCTAGTGCTGGGCGTGTTGGTGGTGCTGGGTACGGCCAGCCTGCCGTACGGCGTGGAGCCCCTGGAGGACCTGTACCGCCTCAACCGCCTGTACGACCACGACGACCCCTACATGGCCCTCCTACCACTCGACGACGTTGACAGCCGCAGCGACGACGGTGTGGAGGGAGTAGATGACAGCCTGTGGGCGGGCACTGACGTGGACACCTCTCTGTACAACAGTCCCCTGTACTCCGAGACACAGGTCCGCGACCAGGAGCACCTGGAGCACAGCGCTCTGCAAGGCTTGCACGCCGTGGCAGGTAGGtcacgatggtgatgatgatactGATTGTGGTGGCGACGACGTGACATTAAattgacttttttcttcagttaaTGTTAAAAGAACAGTCGCGCACACAAACAATCGTAAGAGTAAACACGAGTTACTTCTTGTTGTGCAGGTGGCACGGCAGAGGGCCAGCCCCCCCAAAAGCAGGTGAAGACTGATAAACCCTTACCTGCTTACTGCAACCCTCCAAATCCCTGCCCCGTAGGAAAAACAGGTGTGTATGACAGGGCCCTCCACGGGTGTTGCTGCTAtaatatcagtgtgtgtgtgtaggacaATTCTTTATTGACGAGATttaaaatagcaataaaatgttttttaacattttccattaagaataaactaagtaattgaagtaattaagtactgTGAGAATAATTATTAGTAAACATAAGgtatcaaaggagagtggaaggtacatatgtacaaaagtggtggttaagaaaaacagatatttacaaggtttcctggagttgggaggaatctctagaggctTCATCTTGTAAGTATTTAGATAGATGGTGACGAAAGCAGCTCAGGGAGTTCAATTTCTTAAGAtcgagagggaggctgttccatagcatgctccctgagtatttcagacGATTTAAAAAGGTGCAATCTAGGCatgggaatattcagttttgaagttctagtgagagagagagagctggtgggggagggggtgtgCAAAGACATgctggcagacagacaagagTCAAACACGGACAGAGGTTTCTACACAAGGGCTAACACTGGCGCACGTGTGTGAATCCGTTTCCTTGTTCTTACTCCCAATTCGTTTTCCATACCAGCGGCAGATAACTGTGTGGAGAACTTTGAAAACAGTATGGATAACAACAAGGAGATCCTTGCGCACCAGGATTGCCCCTGTGACACGGAGCACATGTTCCATTGCCCGGCCGGCCAGCAGACCGTCACCTCAAAGGGTGTGGGAGGTCAAGCCGCATTCTCCAAAGTCATGAGCGAGCTGGCGCAACTCAACGCTGACGACGATCTGACACTGGTCAGTGTATGAACTGAAAACTATCATGCATCTTCTGTCCAGACCTCTTATTCTACTAGCCATGTTTCACTCTCAAACCCTAACAGCCACGTTTATACCAAAATCTACAGTTGCCCCATGGGTTCTGTCCAGGCCCTGACCCCAACAAGCTTGTCATGGAGGAATCCTCACCCTATCCAACTCTGACCCTGACGGAATACCATACTTTACCCATTGTGTCTACCTGTCTCATTGTTTGTGCAGGCCAATAACCCATACCTTGCCCAAGGTGTAAAGCGGGAAAAACTAGTTGCCAAGAAGTCACCATCACTCCTCCGCCACAAAAGAGTGAGTAGGAGTTAGTCTGGGTGACACAGTAAGGAAGATAACTATTACTTCACCCATGAAAATGTGGCCTGGTCAGAAAAACTGAGCACTTATGCttaacacatatacacacagaatcACAGTAGATCTTGGGTGTGAAATAACATATCAGTAGTGTTGTCTTAATCTCATAAATAGATAAGCGCACTAAGCAGCCTGCATATATTAGTGAGATGGACCAATGTATTCAAATATCAAGTCCATATGGCACAACACTGATTACATTCACTTTACTGCTTTGACAGTCTCAGGAGGAGATGGACTACAACCCATACCTGCAGGGTCGCATGCTTGAGACGGCCGCCAAAAAGTCCCCAGAGATGGTTCATCCTGCATAAATGCTTTGGGCCTGATCTTGCTCTCCACAAATTTCCATGGAAGGCCAAAGTTTTGGCATTTTAGTGTTGATGGTATTGTGAATTTGGGAGTTCTCACCTCTCCTGTaccagatttttcttttatattgcacaagatattaaaaatatatagatattaatGTGATATCAAATATACAGGGTAACTCATAAAGAACTGGGCACTTTCAATATTGTATTACTCAGTAATGAAATGTCTTGTGTACATACAGCCTAAATCAGAGTCAGTTTTCTCATCCCACCATCTGCCTTTGACAGCTATTCCAGGCTTACCTGTGTCACCAGTCAGAGCTAGTGACCATTAGTGTAGCTGTGTGTGCTATAGTAAGCTGCAGACAAATTTTAAAGGTAATTGTACAGCACAGTGCCAAAAACATGTTCACATGACAATTACTGAGTAATTATATTCAAAGTGTCCAATCCTTTTTAAGTAACTCTTAATGGTCATATTAATCATCATTTGTCTTGAAAATCTGTAATGCTTACCTGACCATATATGTTCAGTATACTTCTTGAAATCGACAATAATCCATCATACTTTTATAATCTGAAGGACAATGGAAAACTTTATGGGCAAATGATTTCTCCATTTGTAACAACAGTCAAGGGtggtataaaaatgtataatattaTACAGAAAGCCAAGCCTCTGTTGGTCAAGCAGTGAAAATGCCATTATAAGTGATTTTTGGATGcatcatttgaaaatgatttttcaaattTGGGTTAGGTCTAATGTTCTTACCTTCATTTCTTCTAGTGGTTCCAATAGTCAGTAGGGAACTAAAaaccttgatttttttaaacaattatttatatgcCAAGCCAAGCCAAACAGTGACTGTTCCTCATATAAGTTATTTAAGCTGTTGGGAGTGACGACAGCATGGTTCTGGGGAACAACTTTAGATTGGAAAAGTTCTCTGGCAACCTACAGAAACTGTTGCACAGTTTTTGCTACCAGTAAAAAGACAAATGTTATCAGCTACTATCTCAAATTACAACACTTCTAGCTATTGGCTAGCTGCAATAGTGAAATAGAAATGGATACCAACTCTCTGTAATCTTTATGTCATGCTACAATTTACGATACATGCAATAATCTAATATGAAATATCTATAAATcactttaaaatttactgtttcatttattttttaacaagataGATGAAGTTAACAAATGCTGCAACCAATGCTTATTTACTGATCACTTGACAGCATAATAAAGACCGTAACACCAAGTGCCCTGTGTATGGATCATGTTGTGCTTGGGGAAAGGATTTAAGGGAAGCACTGAGCCACACGGTGCTGACCGAATACGAGCATGTTCAATTTCAAATGCTGGCAATGCAATATTTTCGATGGTTCTTAGAAATCAAATGCAGACTGCAGGCACTGTATCAGTTTGCTAGTTTTCTAAAAGATTTTCACATCAGTAACTGAAGTGAGagatattcttttaattctGCAATATGGCTAGACCCAGAATTCAAAGTTCAAGTACCAAGTTTAAGTAGAGTCAGCTTTTTCCTGTATTATAACACTGTGATGATTTACAGAAGAGGCAAATGATGATGGATCTTCATAGATGTGTCTCTTTTATTCACTCTTACAGACACACACTGTAACAAACACTATCCAATATTTGATCATTGATAAGtaacaacagttttcaaaacacttttctaGGAGTCAGCTGAATACGAGAACAAGACAACAATCCAAGATATCTGGAATCAGCATCTCAACAAGGAGATAACACAAAAGATGTCCTTAACAGCTTCCAGTGTGTATGAAAATGTAGATTGCTTAcaaatactaaactaagtttcAAGACAGCTCACTACTGACATCACCAAGCTCACAATCAGGACAATTCACAGTTTATGatgaaaaatgcacaaacattcAAGATGGATGCACCACTGAACATGTaataacatcaaaatatttatatctccAAAAAACAAGGTCAAGACTGtatcacatacatacacacacaatgcttTTACATCAGGTATTAAGACCTGCCTCTACACTCTACAGTATTACTACCAACTTCAACAAAAAGGCAATGCTACTCTTAGTCATAGTGTAGCTGTGTATAAGATTATACACAAGGCTGGACATTATAAAACAGCTGCGTATAATTATGCTTCTGTGCTATGATCTTCATTCTGCTAAAGAATGTATATTATGACATAGCTGTATGCTTCTGTACATGCACAACTGTTCACACCTCTATGGACCCTGGCTGAAAATGTTATCTTctattaatttttaacttttttgaaGCAACTTCCCCTTGTGTATTACATACCCATAGTGTATTATACAATATACTCATGCGAAGCTGCAAAAGGGTCACGATGTCTAAGGAATATCGTGTGGAAGCCTAACTCTCCTATTCCACAgcttttacctcccctgataaatctgGTACCCCGCTGGGTGGGCAGGGGAAGCGCTTGTCACAGACCAGGTTAGGGTCAGACCTCAAACTGCTGACTCAAGCTGAGCACAGTGACCCCCAGTTGAAGGCACTGCATGCCCCGCCCCACCAACCACATTTACTTGTGTGGATATACCTAATAAGCAGGAAAGgttttaaaacgaaaaaaatatcTAGCACTGCCAGTCCAGTACCATTAACAGTTAACATTAGGTTccttgtaaaattattttagtcatCAGATTTCTGCAAACACAACTCTGAGAAACGCTTTACACTTTGAGCTGAAGTCAGTGTGATCCAGCAGTCTTCTCTATAAACCACTGTCAAGAAGACTTGAAGTCATTCCTACCAAGAACAGTCTTGGGAATGTCCTTCTTCCCCTTAAGACTGTCCACCTCTGTGCAGTCCCGGCCCAACAGTTCATTCAACTCCCGTTCAGACCTCTCTTCTTTAATGCCTTCTGCACGAAAAGGGGTGTTCTTGTCTTGTCTGACCCAACCCTCAATGTTGTAGCCCACAAACCCAATGACTGCTGCCACTGGCCAGGTTATATACACTCCATAGGTTCTCATAGCTCCCATAATGATCGGCCACACCATTCTAGTGTACAGCTCACTTCAGTTTGGGCTTTCCTGAAGAAGTGTACACACTGGAGGGACTGGACTGCAATGccagacagacatacacagacagTAAGATTTCAAGATCAAACTTTCTGAAACAGAAACCCACTAATCAGATAGACATACAAAGACAGCAAGATTTCAAAATCAAACAGAAACCCACTAATCAAGAAATACATGTAAACCAAAGCAGGGTTGTAGGGTATTACCTGGTTTGGATGGAAAAGAGGGCTGTCAGTTTGTCTTCCTCATTTCCTGACAGGCCACAGGTTGCAGGTATTTAGacattctaaaaatatttgaattatgCTTCAGGTagacacatttttgtaaaatttatggTCAGCGCCTTATCACCATTGGCTGCTCtgcacatctctctctctgacattgATTGTGTATGTGTCTTTTAATGCCAAAGAAGATGTCTGACTGATGATTGTGTTCAAGTGTGCAAAGAGTGCGTAGTTGGGAAACCAGGTGGGAATCAATCACACCTTAcagtattttgtgattttgatttcttcatttgaagattttaaaaagctgaCTCATGTCTAGCAGCCTGTTATGCATAGTTGAATTGTCTCTGGTGGTGGTCAAATCAACCCAATCACAACTGTGGTCAAATTAGTCAATGGTCAAATCAAccacccctttccccacccTATCAGTTTGTGGACGTATGTCATGgagtatttaaaaatctttttcattatGATTTCTCCACAAGCCGTTaactaattttattaattattatacaCTGATTGATATACTTAATATATTACAGCTGCATTTTACGATGGCCCTGACCTAGTTTTaaccaatattaaaaaaagactaataTTACAATACATAAAACAAATCTATATTATCTGGTTCAATAAAGATAGTTCACTAATAGCACACCAGGCACCTCACTCTTCTGTGTTGGTCTACTCAGCTACACTTCGACCACTTACCGGTTTGTCACATCCGACTGCACCTTGAAGTCGTTGACTGGCGGAGCGAAACCATGCGGCTTGGATTCAAACGCTGATGATGCTTACAATGTCTCCACTTCGCAGGCTGACCATATGAAGCGATTTAATGTTAAGAGCTGTCTCTGTTTGTCCTACCCTTAACACTTCTCCGCTCACCTTCGTGACGGTTTGATGACGAATATGGTTTGATCCAGTCCCTGGTGATTTATTTTAGGTCTCAGCATCTACAAGTCCAATTCACATGCCACAAAACACACTCTTTCGCATACGATTCGTTCATGTAttattcagaaaacaaatgCTGCGTGTTGCGCGATGCCAGCGTCCAAAGACACGAAGTGTAGAAGTGTGTAGAAGTCGCGGTGCGAGGTCGGCGAGCGTGACCTCAggcaaggtcagaggtcagccaGGGGACAGCACTCTCAGCGTCGCTGTAAACTGTAGCAAATGTCGCCCGCACCCCGACCACCCCGCTGACTACACAAATCAACAGTCTATGCGTCCACACTATGGAGGATCTCATACAGTAAATATACCAGTACTTGCACAGGTTATTTGGACTTGGAATACTTTGATGCGGCTGCTTGCCGAGTCCACTGGCAGTCACATGTCGATAAGGAAGCGCGTTGGCAGTTTGCTGCTGGCCATGATTAGCTCACGGCCGTGGTCATGATTAGATGGGGTCCGATGCTCCCACCGGAAGAGATAACGGGTAGTGAAATGTGATGGGATCCGACAGTTAGAGACTCTGGTCAGCTGTATCATTCATTCATGGCTAGTGTACCTATGGTGTCAGCAAAAACTGTGTCCAACGACAGTCGGAGCGATCAAATGTATTCCACACTTAGCACCGATCCAGATGCTGTCCAGTCgtcagacgacgacgacagcgtTGATGTAGATAATAGTACAGAGACCCCTTCGCCGACAGCGGACTCACCTAGACATAGGAGATATTTGTACCCAAAGAAGGAGTTTGTAGACAAGCTGCGACCAGAAGAGATTCGATGGTTTCACCGCTCAGAGAATGCGAAGAAGTGGGCAGCTTTCATCGGCTATGACTCGCTGCGCATCGAGTGTCGTTATCGAGCTCTGGAAGTTGACAGCAATGGCGACCTTGATGCCAACGAGCGAATCCTAGTACTAGGAGGACTTTACGAGGTAgatgtggttaaaaaaaagtgcttccCGGTCTACTGGTCAGGTGAGAAAAGagtaatgtgtgtatgtgtgaagatTCTTCAACTTTTACAAACCACATCACCCACGAACACAACGAAGAATTACTTAATTTGTTATTCACACACTCTTGTGCACTTGATGTAGTGTAGAAAGAtcatattcatatttaaactTCATAGTCAAATGCAACAGGACCATTAATCAGCCTTATTTACGATTTTGTAAGCAGTGGCATCATGTCACTTTCAATGTTGTTAGCATCACAGATCTTATACAACTATTGCTGACTTTtccatgtttctttaaaattatttcatttattttgtgattcATATTTCTTCAGTGATACTGGGCCAAGCAAATGAAATTAGAATCTTGACATAgcttagatttttaaaattacatcaCCTTCCTTTAGTTATGTCATCATCATATACCACCTTTCCATCCTTTGTTAGAATacagtttcattttaaataatgattggCTTCATGCTGACCGTGTTATGCTTGCAGTTATATTGTactcaaaatacattttgtttaaaaaaaacagatctACTACATGGCCGAATGAGAAAGCCTGATCTATAAAGAGTTACATTATGTTTAACTTCATTATAGCCTAGCAAATTTTAGTATCTATAAATGTTGTAAGGGGCAGTGTAACTGTAAGAAATTAGTCTGTATTGTGGCTACTGTCTAGTGCATGCCATGGCCATAGTGGTTCAAGCGACCAGAGTTTCTGAATAATACCCAACAAGACATTTTAATAAAGTGTAAAGGGTCCCAAACCTCTGTAGTGGTGAAGATATGATCTCAGGCAGAGCTCTGTAGTGGTGAACATAAGATCTCAGGCAGAGCCCATTTCACTCTTTTCTCTGTGCATTTGGTGATAATAAGGTCACCATTCCTGTCACTTTGTAACCTTTGCTGATAACTAAGGAAGCCATTCCTGGATTTTAAGGAGAAAACTATCTGCAGGCCTAGAACCAATAACCTTCAGCTTCACTGTTGATTCCAGTCACCACCAGACTACAGAGCCTTCCTGTATGATACCTATATAGCTGTAATGGTCACAGGGAGTAGCAGCAAAAGTAGCTATGGTATATCTGTGGGGGCTAAATTGGTTATAGTAACTTTAGTAACTACTGGCTAAAGCTCCTACATAGCTGACAGTGAGCATGTTAGTGTCTACCATGTTAATGGGAG from Pomacea canaliculata isolate SZHN2017 linkage group LG8, ASM307304v1, whole genome shotgun sequence encodes the following:
- the LOC112570095 gene encoding uncharacterized protein LOC112570095, which produces MTWVPVALVLGVLVVLGTASLPYGVEPLEDLYRLNRLYDHDDPYMALLPLDDVDSRSDDGVEGVDDSLWAGTDVDTSLYNSPLYSETQVRDQEHLEHSALQGLHAVAGGTAEGQPPQKQVKTDKPLPAYCNPPNPCPVGKTAADNCVENFENSMDNNKEILAHQDCPCDTEHMFHCPAGQQTVTSKGVGGQAAFSKVMSELAQLNADDDLTLANNPYLAQGVKREKLVAKKSPSLLRHKRSQEEMDYNPYLQGRMLETAAKKSPEMVHPA